The proteins below are encoded in one region of Chrysemys picta bellii isolate R12L10 chromosome 4, ASM1138683v2, whole genome shotgun sequence:
- the DRAM2 gene encoding DNA damage-regulated autophagy modulator protein 2 isoform X1, which yields MWWFQQGLCFLPSALVVWSAASFIFSYITAVLLRHIDPLVPYIRWLDLPSSSLSNFSSIWWKDWQPSQIDPLTIELLEMSCNCPYQKSDTGTIPPERCLFGIMLNISTFLGIATVYVRYKQVYALSPGEPKIARLNKAGFTLGIISCFGLCIIANFQKYTLFYMHVVGACLTFGIGAIYILVQTILSYTMQPKLFWIRVIVLLWCGSSIASMFVSSVLLYSGLYGTDLVQKLHWNPQEKGYIVHIISTISEWSLAFSFLSFFLTYIRDFQKISLRADISLSGHSVCNTPNSFVADEHTLLIGGRL from the exons ATGTGGTGGTTTCAGCAAGGCCTCTGTTTCTTGCCTTCGGCTTTGGTTGTTTGGTCAGCCGCTTCTTTCATATTTTCATACATTACCGCAGTCCTTCTACGTCATATTGACCCTTTGGTGCCATACATCAG GTGGCTGGACCTACCATCATCTTCCCTCTCTAATTTCTCCTCCATTTGGTGGAAGGACTGGCAGCCTTCACAAATTGATCCATTGACTATTGAGCTGCTAGAGATGAGTTGTAACTGCCCTTATCAAAAAAG TGACACAGGGACAATACCTCCTGAAAGATGCTTATTTGGGATTATGTTAAATATTTCCACTTTCTTAG GTATTGCTACTGTGTATGTTCGCTATAAACAAGTTTATGCTCTGAGTCCAGGAGAACCCAAGATCGCCAGATTAAATAAGGCTGGCTTTACGCTTGGAATAATAAGCTGCTTTGGACTTTGCATTATTGCCAACTTCCAG AAATATACTCTGTTTTATATGCACGTAGTTGGAGCCTGTCTAACGTTTGGAATAGGAGCCATTtacatactggttcagaccattCTTTCCTACACGATGCAGCCAAAACTTTTTTGGATCCGAGTGATTGTGTTACTCTGGTGCGGATCAAGCATAGCAAGCA TGTTTGTTTCTTCGGTCCTTTTGTACAGTGGCTTGTATGGAACTGACCTAGTACAGAAGCTGCACTGGAACCCACAGGAGAAA GGCTACATAGTTCACATCATCAGCACAATCTCAGAATGGTCTCTGGCTTTCTCCTTCCTCAGCTTTTTCCTCACCTACATCCGTGATTTTCAG AAAATTTCCTTGCGTGCGGATATCAGTTTAAGTGGACACAGCGTTTGCAATACACCCAATAGCTTTGTGGCTGATGAACACACGCTGTTGATTGGAGGACGTTTATAA
- the DRAM2 gene encoding DNA damage-regulated autophagy modulator protein 2 isoform X2, translated as MWWFQQGLCFLPSALVVWSAASFIFSYITAVLLRHIDPLVPYISDTGTIPPERCLFGIMLNISTFLGIATVYVRYKQVYALSPGEPKIARLNKAGFTLGIISCFGLCIIANFQKYTLFYMHVVGACLTFGIGAIYILVQTILSYTMQPKLFWIRVIVLLWCGSSIASMFVSSVLLYSGLYGTDLVQKLHWNPQEKGYIVHIISTISEWSLAFSFLSFFLTYIRDFQKISLRADISLSGHSVCNTPNSFVADEHTLLIGGRL; from the exons ATGTGGTGGTTTCAGCAAGGCCTCTGTTTCTTGCCTTCGGCTTTGGTTGTTTGGTCAGCCGCTTCTTTCATATTTTCATACATTACCGCAGTCCTTCTACGTCATATTGACCCTTTGGTGCCATACATCAG TGACACAGGGACAATACCTCCTGAAAGATGCTTATTTGGGATTATGTTAAATATTTCCACTTTCTTAG GTATTGCTACTGTGTATGTTCGCTATAAACAAGTTTATGCTCTGAGTCCAGGAGAACCCAAGATCGCCAGATTAAATAAGGCTGGCTTTACGCTTGGAATAATAAGCTGCTTTGGACTTTGCATTATTGCCAACTTCCAG AAATATACTCTGTTTTATATGCACGTAGTTGGAGCCTGTCTAACGTTTGGAATAGGAGCCATTtacatactggttcagaccattCTTTCCTACACGATGCAGCCAAAACTTTTTTGGATCCGAGTGATTGTGTTACTCTGGTGCGGATCAAGCATAGCAAGCA TGTTTGTTTCTTCGGTCCTTTTGTACAGTGGCTTGTATGGAACTGACCTAGTACAGAAGCTGCACTGGAACCCACAGGAGAAA GGCTACATAGTTCACATCATCAGCACAATCTCAGAATGGTCTCTGGCTTTCTCCTTCCTCAGCTTTTTCCTCACCTACATCCGTGATTTTCAG AAAATTTCCTTGCGTGCGGATATCAGTTTAAGTGGACACAGCGTTTGCAATACACCCAATAGCTTTGTGGCTGATGAACACACGCTGTTGATTGGAGGACGTTTATAA